A single Pseudomonas sp. DC1.2 DNA region contains:
- the guaD gene encoding guanine deaminase produces MPLTRKAYRAAILHSIADPAEVGIEASYEYFEDGLLVVENGQISAVGHAADLLASLPADIQVTHYQDALITPGLIDTHIHLPQTGMVGAYGEQLLDWLNTYTFPCESQFADKAHADEVADIFIKELLRNGTTTALVFGSVHPQSVNSFFEAAQQLDLRMIAGKVMMDRNAPDYLTDTAESSYTQSKTLIERWHGKGRLHYAVTPRFAPTSTPEQLTLAGQLLGEYPDLYLQTHISENLKEVEWVKELFPERKGYLDVYDHYQLLGERSVFAHGVHLCDEECARLAETGSAIAFCPTSNFFLGSGLFNLPMAEKHKLNVGLGTDVGGGTSFSLLQTLNEAYKVMQMQGARLSPFKSLYLATLGGARALRLEDKIGTLLPGTDADFLVLDYNATPLLSYRLKQANNIAETLFVLMTLGDDRTVLQTYAAGNQVHQR; encoded by the coding sequence ATGCCTTTGACTCGCAAAGCCTACCGCGCCGCCATCCTGCACAGCATCGCCGACCCCGCGGAAGTGGGGATTGAAGCTTCGTATGAGTATTTCGAGGACGGCCTGCTGGTGGTCGAGAACGGCCAGATCAGTGCCGTCGGCCATGCCGCCGATTTACTCGCGAGCCTGCCTGCTGACATCCAGGTCACCCATTATCAGGATGCACTGATCACCCCTGGCCTGATCGACACCCACATTCATTTGCCGCAAACCGGGATGGTCGGTGCTTACGGCGAGCAACTGCTCGACTGGCTGAACACCTATACCTTCCCGTGCGAAAGCCAATTCGCCGACAAGGCTCATGCCGACGAAGTGGCCGACATTTTCATCAAGGAATTACTGCGTAACGGAACCACCACGGCCTTGGTGTTTGGCAGCGTGCATCCGCAATCGGTGAACTCGTTTTTCGAAGCGGCCCAACAACTGGACCTGCGGATGATCGCCGGCAAAGTGATGATGGACCGCAACGCACCGGACTACCTGACCGACACCGCTGAATCGAGCTACACACAAAGCAAGACGCTGATCGAGCGCTGGCATGGCAAAGGCCGGTTGCACTACGCGGTGACGCCACGCTTTGCGCCGACCAGCACCCCAGAACAACTGACCCTGGCCGGCCAGTTGCTTGGTGAATACCCTGACCTGTACCTGCAGACCCACATCAGCGAAAACCTTAAGGAGGTCGAGTGGGTCAAAGAGCTGTTCCCGGAGCGCAAGGGTTATCTGGACGTCTACGACCACTATCAACTGCTGGGCGAACGCTCGGTGTTTGCCCACGGCGTACACCTGTGCGATGAGGAGTGCGCGCGACTGGCAGAAACCGGCTCGGCCATCGCCTTCTGCCCGACCTCGAACTTCTTCCTGGGCAGCGGCCTGTTCAACCTGCCGATGGCGGAGAAGCACAAACTTAACGTTGGCTTGGGGACGGATGTGGGGGGCGGCACCAGTTTTTCGCTGCTGCAAACGCTCAACGAAGCCTACAAAGTCATGCAGATGCAAGGTGCTCGGCTGAGCCCGTTCAAGTCGCTGTACCTGGCGACACTCGGCGGCGCGCGGGCGCTGCGCCTGGAAGACAAAATCGGCACCCTGCTGCCAGGCACCGACGCCGATTTCCTGGTGCTGGACTACAACGCCACGCCCCTGCTCAGCTATCGCTTGAAAC
- the xdhC gene encoding xanthine dehydrogenase accessory protein XdhC, with protein MYNWISALADLQTQGEPCVLVTIIEELGSTPRNAGSKMVISATQAFDTIGGGHLEYKAMQIAREMLVSGKQDTHLERFSLGASLGQCCGGATVLLFEPMGQVQAQIVVFGAGHVGRALVPLLASLPCRVRWIDSRETEFPALIPRGVRKIVTEEPVDEIADLPTGSYCIVMTHNHQLDLELTAAILKRNDFAYFGLIGSKTKRVKFEHRLRERGFDNSALQRMRCPMGINEVKGKLPVEIAISIAGEIIATYNANFGQQTASAEPIAKLLPVSRRSQAIN; from the coding sequence ATGTACAACTGGATCAGCGCCCTTGCCGACCTACAAACCCAGGGCGAACCCTGTGTGTTGGTGACCATCATCGAAGAGTTGGGCTCGACGCCACGCAATGCCGGCTCGAAGATGGTCATCAGTGCGACCCAGGCCTTCGACACCATCGGTGGCGGACATCTGGAATACAAGGCCATGCAGATCGCCCGCGAGATGCTTGTCAGCGGCAAGCAAGACACGCACCTGGAGCGCTTCAGCCTCGGCGCCAGCCTCGGCCAGTGCTGTGGTGGCGCAACGGTGCTGCTGTTCGAGCCGATGGGCCAGGTCCAGGCGCAGATCGTCGTGTTCGGTGCCGGCCATGTCGGCCGCGCGCTGGTGCCGCTGCTCGCCAGCCTGCCCTGTCGGGTGCGCTGGATTGACTCGCGAGAAACAGAATTCCCGGCGCTGATCCCCCGCGGTGTGCGCAAAATCGTCACCGAAGAACCGGTGGACGAAATTGCCGACTTGCCGACAGGCAGCTACTGCATCGTCATGACTCACAATCATCAACTGGACCTCGAACTTACCGCCGCGATCCTCAAGCGCAACGACTTCGCCTACTTCGGCCTGATCGGTTCGAAGACCAAACGGGTCAAGTTCGAACACCGCCTGCGTGAACGTGGTTTCGACAACAGCGCCCTGCAACGCATGCGTTGCCCGATGGGCATCAACGAAGTCAAAGGCAAGTTGCCGGTGGAGATCGCGATCTCTATCGCCGGCGAAATCATTGCTACCTACAACGCGAATTTCGGCCAGCAGACTGCCAGCGCCGAACCGATTGCCAAACTGCTGCCTGTGTCACGCCGCAGCCAAGCCATAAACTGA